The proteins below are encoded in one region of Holophagaceae bacterium:
- a CDS encoding DUF2238 domain-containing protein encodes MSSLRTALPTINLAFVATVFILLGIAPKADRFTWFMENFPVVLGVPAIILAWRRFPLTILLCVLLALHAVVLMVGGHWTYAEVPAGFWAQKAMHLARNPYDRLGHLMQGFVPVLLFREVLFRKGVLKTGPWSVFVLLLMVLGLSAAYELLEWQTAVWTGSAADAFLGTQGDAWDTQWDMACAGIGAAVSLALLSRAHDRQLLRISEPGGAP; translated from the coding sequence ATGTCGAGCCTCCGCACCGCTCTGCCCACCATCAATCTTGCATTCGTAGCCACGGTTTTTATCCTGCTCGGGATCGCACCCAAGGCAGATCGGTTCACCTGGTTCATGGAGAATTTTCCGGTGGTTCTGGGTGTCCCCGCGATCATCCTCGCCTGGCGGCGCTTCCCTCTCACCATCCTGCTCTGTGTTCTATTGGCGCTGCATGCAGTGGTGCTGATGGTCGGCGGGCATTGGACCTATGCGGAAGTCCCCGCGGGCTTCTGGGCGCAGAAGGCCATGCACCTGGCGCGCAATCCCTATGACCGTCTCGGCCACCTCATGCAGGGTTTCGTTCCAGTCCTGCTCTTTCGAGAAGTGCTCTTCCGCAAGGGTGTGCTGAAGACCGGGCCCTGGTCCGTCTTCGTGCTGCTGCTCATGGTCCTGGGCCTCTCGGCGGCCTACGAACTGCTGGAGTGGCAGACCGCGGTATGGACCGGGAGCGCGGCGGATGCCTTCCTGGGTACCCAAGGGGATGCATGGGACACGCAGTGGGACATGGCCTGCGCCGGGATCGGCGCCGCGGTCTCGCTGGCGTTGCTCTCCCGCGCCCATGACCGGCAGCTGCTCAGGATCAGTGAACCTGGCGGAGCTCCTTGA
- a CDS encoding M20/M25/M40 family metallo-hydrolase, which translates to MNPDLLTREALAAFAAEHREAFEAELRLLVEIPSISADPTRAGDVRRCAEAARNLFERHGGQAEILETDGNPFIHGWLGDDPECSTITVYNHMDVQPANEPEWTAEPFNFVVDGDTYRGRGSTDDKGPAVTALFGALAAKKAGVPLNIHFLWELEEEIGSPNFASGLDKHKDRFRTDAIVVSDTVWLTRGKPSTPAGLRGLKGFLLTLETADHDLHSGVVGGAARNPLAELIELVSKMMDGDTGKVKIPGFYKEVAKPSKKELAGWAASGFTTETFMKDHMIKGLRTMDPIGILKRVWGRPTMEVHGVVGGYTGPGIKSAVPPRAEVKLSCRLVPDMDEHKTMDRIKKFVKKHNPDVVVHEEHGLAPFKGHVTGPYAEAIRDAYQFAFGAPCTFTREGGSIGAVKTMEDILGCQVFFLGLSLPEHGYHAPNENYDWEQAGGGMAAFAHYFQTVSGIKEG; encoded by the coding sequence ATGAACCCCGACCTGCTGACCCGTGAAGCCCTCGCGGCCTTTGCCGCCGAACACCGCGAAGCGTTCGAGGCGGAGTTGCGCCTGCTCGTCGAGATTCCCTCCATCAGCGCCGATCCGACCCGCGCGGGCGATGTGCGCCGCTGCGCCGAGGCCGCCCGGAACCTGTTCGAACGCCACGGCGGCCAGGCCGAAATCCTGGAGACCGATGGCAATCCTTTCATCCACGGGTGGCTCGGGGATGACCCCGAGTGCTCCACCATCACCGTCTACAACCACATGGACGTGCAACCCGCCAACGAACCAGAGTGGACTGCCGAACCATTCAATTTCGTCGTGGACGGAGACACCTACCGCGGCCGCGGCAGCACCGATGACAAAGGCCCAGCGGTGACGGCCCTGTTCGGCGCCCTGGCCGCGAAAAAGGCGGGCGTTCCCTTGAACATCCACTTCCTATGGGAGCTGGAAGAAGAAATCGGTTCGCCGAACTTCGCCAGCGGGCTGGACAAGCACAAGGACCGGTTCAGGACCGATGCTATCGTCGTGAGCGACACGGTCTGGCTCACCCGTGGCAAGCCCAGCACCCCGGCGGGGCTCCGGGGCCTCAAAGGATTCCTGCTGACCCTGGAAACCGCGGACCACGACCTGCACAGCGGCGTGGTGGGCGGCGCCGCGCGCAATCCGCTCGCGGAGCTCATCGAACTGGTGAGCAAGATGATGGATGGCGACACCGGCAAGGTGAAGATCCCCGGCTTCTACAAGGAAGTGGCCAAGCCTTCGAAGAAGGAGCTCGCGGGCTGGGCCGCCAGCGGCTTCACGACCGAGACCTTCATGAAGGACCACATGATCAAGGGCCTGCGCACCATGGATCCCATCGGGATCCTCAAGCGCGTGTGGGGAAGGCCCACCATGGAAGTCCACGGCGTGGTGGGCGGCTACACGGGGCCCGGCATCAAGAGCGCCGTGCCGCCCCGGGCCGAAGTCAAGCTGAGCTGCCGTCTCGTACCGGACATGGACGAGCACAAGACCATGGACCGCATCAAGAAATTCGTGAAGAAGCACAATCCTGATGTAGTCGTGCATGAAGAGCACGGCCTCGCCCCCTTCAAGGGCCACGTCACTGGCCCCTACGCCGAGGCCATCCGGGATGCCTACCAGTTCGCGTTCGGCGCGCCCTGCACATTCACCCGCGAAGGCGGCAGCATCGGCGCCGTGAAGACCATGGAGGACATCCTGGGCTGCCAGGTCTTCTTCCTGGGCCTGAGCCTCCCTGAGCATGGGTACCACGCCCCCAACGAGAACTACGACTGGGAGCAGGCCGGGGGCGGCATGGCTGCCTTTGCGCACTACTTCCAAACCGTGAGCGGAATCAAGGAGGGTTGA
- a CDS encoding peptidoglycan DD-metalloendopeptidase family protein, with amino-acid sequence MRIPAASLLWILAASNVMGDSQAPAGATDSTQLKQRLAALQSRMAQVDQQVESLKKRRKGVMVELQGISLQRDRVRAQLDGARLKQDQAQLEAQQITSDQAKIRTEIDRLRKDLRKQIRLIQARGELGDLAFLPDASGFESYLTQTRHLSWWRLQERKRINQIQRLQGDLAQRENELKAVLARLASEQQEAAQFQGGLTLSEEKLQSFLGALQQDEQAQKQVQAELAEEAIQLERMLSGLIGKSKAETFEAPVSFTSLRGDLPGPVEGTLAQGFGEHLHPRFHTKTFQSGLLIEAYIGSRVAAVADGKVILAEPYQSYGPIVIVDHGNGWYTLYTHLQATAVSKGQTLRQGDTVGTVGETLDGPRLGFEIRYQTKPEDPNKWLKKKYR; translated from the coding sequence TTGAGGATTCCGGCGGCTTCCCTGCTGTGGATCCTCGCTGCGTCGAACGTGATGGGCGACTCCCAGGCCCCGGCGGGTGCCACGGATTCCACGCAGCTCAAGCAGCGCCTGGCGGCCCTGCAATCCCGCATGGCCCAGGTGGATCAGCAGGTGGAATCGCTGAAGAAACGGCGGAAAGGCGTGATGGTCGAGCTGCAGGGCATCTCGTTGCAGCGAGACCGGGTGCGGGCCCAGCTTGATGGCGCCAGGCTCAAACAGGACCAGGCCCAGCTGGAAGCGCAGCAGATCACCTCGGACCAGGCCAAGATCCGCACTGAAATCGACCGGTTGCGCAAGGACCTCCGCAAGCAGATCCGCCTCATCCAGGCCCGGGGAGAACTGGGCGACCTGGCCTTCCTGCCCGATGCCTCCGGGTTCGAATCCTACCTCACGCAGACCCGCCACCTGTCCTGGTGGCGGCTGCAGGAACGCAAGCGCATCAACCAGATCCAGCGGCTGCAAGGGGATCTCGCCCAGCGGGAGAATGAATTGAAGGCCGTGCTCGCCCGCCTCGCCTCCGAACAGCAGGAAGCGGCCCAGTTTCAAGGGGGGCTGACCCTGAGCGAGGAAAAGCTCCAGTCCTTCCTGGGCGCGCTGCAGCAGGATGAACAGGCCCAAAAGCAGGTGCAGGCGGAGCTGGCGGAGGAAGCCATCCAGCTGGAGCGAATGCTCAGCGGCCTGATCGGGAAATCCAAGGCCGAAACCTTCGAGGCCCCCGTGAGCTTCACGAGCCTGCGCGGCGATCTGCCGGGTCCCGTGGAGGGCACCCTGGCCCAAGGATTCGGGGAACACCTGCATCCCCGCTTCCACACCAAGACCTTCCAGAGCGGGCTGCTCATCGAGGCCTACATCGGCTCGCGCGTGGCGGCCGTGGCCGACGGCAAGGTGATCCTGGCCGAGCCCTACCAGAGCTACGGCCCCATCGTCATCGTGGACCACGGCAACGGCTGGTACACCCTTTACACGCACCTGCAGGCCACCGCCGTATCCAAGGGCCAGACCCTCCGCCAGGGCGACACGGTGGGAACCGTCGGCGAGACCCTGGACGGACCGCGCCTGGGCTTCGAGATCCGCTACCAGACCAAGCCCGAGGACCCGAACAAGTGGCTGAAGAAGAAGTATCGGTGA